A section of the Alkalihalobacillus sp. LMS39 genome encodes:
- a CDS encoding ABC transporter permease: MDLQQILGLLIPTAIFSAAPLIFTGIGGLFSERSGVVNIGLEGLMIIGAFVGVVATLALENIGIGPASPWIALLFAIVAGSLFSLFHAFASITLKADQIVSGVALNFLALGLSVFLVKNIYNKGQTDFIQHLIYRINVPVLSDIPIIGRLFFANAYITSYLAIIVAFIVWYIVFYTPFGLRLRSVGEHPMAADTMGIRVIKTRYVGVMLSGAFAGMGGAVYALTISGNFAANTITGQGFMSLAALIFGKWHPIGVVGAALFFGLAQSISIVGQHIPFLQDIPRVFLLTAPYVLTILALAGLVGRADAPKAIGKPYEKGSR, encoded by the coding sequence ATGGACCTCCAACAAATACTAGGTCTCCTTATCCCTACTGCCATTTTTTCAGCTGCACCTTTAATCTTTACTGGCATTGGTGGGCTGTTTAGTGAACGGTCAGGAGTCGTAAATATCGGCTTAGAGGGCTTGATGATTATCGGTGCTTTCGTTGGTGTTGTGGCCACTCTCGCATTAGAAAATATTGGAATAGGTCCTGCTTCACCATGGATAGCGTTACTATTTGCTATCGTTGCGGGTTCCCTCTTTTCATTGTTTCATGCATTTGCTTCTATTACATTAAAGGCCGACCAAATTGTTAGCGGTGTAGCGTTAAATTTTCTAGCCTTAGGACTATCTGTGTTTTTAGTAAAAAACATTTATAATAAAGGTCAAACAGATTTTATTCAACATTTAATTTATCGAATTAATGTTCCCGTGTTAAGTGATATCCCGATCATCGGACGATTATTTTTTGCAAATGCTTATATTACCTCTTATCTAGCGATTATTGTGGCATTTATTGTTTGGTATATCGTGTTTTATACGCCGTTTGGTCTCCGCTTACGCTCAGTCGGTGAACACCCGATGGCTGCTGATACAATGGGCATTCGGGTTATTAAAACAAGATATGTGGGCGTGATGTTAAGTGGTGCATTTGCTGGAATGGGTGGCGCTGTTTATGCATTAACGATATCAGGTAACTTTGCAGCGAATACAATTACAGGACAAGGCTTCATGTCGTTAGCCGCTTTAATTTTTGGAAAATGGCACCCGATCGGAGTCGTTGGCGCTGCGCTCTTTTTCGGTTTAGCCCAATCGATCAGTATCGTCGGGCAACATATTCCATTTCTCCAAGATATCCCTCGAGTGTTTCTATTAACAGCGCCTTATGTGTTAACGATATTAGCTCTTGCTGGTTTAGTTGGACGAGCAGATGCACCAAAAGCAATCGGTAAACCTTATGAAAAAGGCTCAAGATAA
- a CDS encoding amidase family protein: MGTFPYRQYDGVGLAELIQTKQVKKEEVLDSAIIEIEKWNPSLRAVIHTMYDQAKRTIEKDETGTFAGVPILLKDITQEIKGEPLTSGSKAFASYKAKQDSEYVRRVRNTGAVFVGQTNVPEFALMGITEPAFHGPTRNPWNMEYTPGGSSGGSGAAVASGMVPIAGANDGGGSIRIPAAYCGLFGMKPTRGRTPAGPTHGRHWQGASVDHVLTRTVRDSAAMLDEISGYEKGNAFSVCPHPLRYMQYSQTPIESPLTIAFSTTSPLGTEVDDDCKEAVLTLMKKLEKEGHHVIEKQALVDGKALAKSYLTMYFGEVAATLYNAEEQLGKKVTRHDVEPATWLLHLMGKATSAQEFVLSLREWDKAAFQMESFFEQYDFYVTPTTAFPPAKIGELEQSKGEKMLISLVNQFGVAHLLKKVGFVDKIAETSLLRTPFTQLANLTGQPAMSVPVHMTKAGLPCGVQFMAAKGKEDRLYQLAGMLEKTKLWVDTTKNPTILNK, translated from the coding sequence ATGGGGACTTTTCCATATCGACAATATGATGGTGTAGGATTAGCTGAATTAATTCAAACAAAACAAGTGAAAAAAGAAGAAGTTCTAGATTCAGCAATAATAGAAATTGAGAAATGGAACCCATCTTTACGTGCGGTTATTCATACGATGTATGACCAAGCGAAACGAACGATCGAAAAGGATGAAACGGGTACGTTTGCAGGGGTACCGATATTATTAAAAGATATAACACAAGAAATAAAAGGAGAACCGCTAACATCTGGTTCAAAAGCATTTGCATCCTATAAAGCAAAACAAGATTCTGAATATGTGAGGCGTGTTAGAAACACGGGAGCTGTATTTGTTGGTCAAACGAATGTCCCTGAATTCGCCTTAATGGGGATTACTGAACCTGCTTTTCATGGTCCAACGAGAAACCCGTGGAATATGGAGTATACCCCTGGAGGCTCAAGTGGAGGCTCAGGTGCAGCCGTTGCTTCGGGGATGGTGCCGATAGCTGGAGCAAATGATGGAGGGGGATCTATTCGAATCCCAGCAGCATATTGTGGTTTGTTTGGAATGAAACCAACGAGAGGAAGAACGCCAGCAGGGCCAACCCATGGGCGGCACTGGCAAGGAGCTTCAGTTGACCATGTTTTAACACGGACCGTTCGAGACAGTGCGGCCATGCTAGATGAAATAAGCGGCTATGAAAAAGGAAATGCGTTTTCCGTTTGTCCACATCCATTACGTTATATGCAATATAGTCAAACACCTATTGAGTCGCCATTAACCATTGCTTTTTCTACTACTTCACCATTAGGAACTGAAGTGGATGACGATTGTAAAGAAGCTGTCCTTACTCTAATGAAGAAGCTAGAAAAAGAAGGACATCATGTTATAGAAAAACAAGCACTGGTTGATGGGAAAGCATTAGCGAAAAGTTATTTAACCATGTATTTCGGCGAGGTTGCTGCTACTCTATATAATGCAGAAGAACAACTAGGCAAAAAAGTAACGAGACATGATGTTGAACCAGCGACATGGCTCCTCCATTTAATGGGGAAGGCTACATCAGCCCAAGAATTTGTATTATCTTTACGAGAATGGGATAAAGCTGCTTTTCAAATGGAGTCCTTTTTTGAACAGTATGACTTTTATGTAACTCCAACAACGGCTTTTCCCCCTGCAAAAATTGGAGAACTTGAGCAAAGTAAAGGAGAAAAAATGCTCATTTCTTTAGTAAATCAGTTCGGAGTGGCTCATTTGCTTAAAAAAGTGGGGTTCGTAGACAAAATAGCTGAAACAAGTTTACTTCGAACTCCGTTTACGCAGCTTGCCAATTTAACAGGCCAACCTGCGATGTCAGTTCCTGTTCATATGACGAAAGCTGGCTTGCCTTGCGGTGTCCAATTTATGGCGGCGAAAGGGAAAGAAGACCGATTATATCAGCTTGCTGGAATGTTAGAAAAAACAAAATTATGGGTCGATACGACTAAAAACCCGACTATTTTAAATAAGTAA
- a CDS encoding ABC transporter permease → MKPSLRAKVDHILFPLLAVLIALTIGAIVMLLSGYNPVHGYTALLIGIFGDTYFIGETIRTMIPLVLAGLAVAFAYRTGLFNIGVEGQLIVGWLASVFVGITFDLPSFLHLPLAIGAGALAGALWGFIPGLLKAKLHVHEVIVTIMMNYIALHVVNYLIRTFLLQPGERTDIVKPSASLASPFLQSLTDFSRLHYGFILAIIACIVMWFILWKTTTGFELRAVGLNEHASRYAGMNVGGNIVLSMVISGAFAGVGGAMEGLGTYQYMTIMSGFTGVGFDGIAVALLGANTAIGVALASALFGGLQIGSLNMQSQAGVPTELVDIVIALIIFFVASSYLVRWIITRIKKEGV, encoded by the coding sequence GTGAAGCCATCGTTGCGAGCAAAAGTTGACCATATCCTTTTTCCTCTTTTAGCTGTGCTTATCGCCTTAACGATCGGGGCTATTGTTATGCTATTAAGTGGTTATAACCCAGTTCATGGTTATACCGCCCTTTTAATAGGTATTTTCGGGGATACGTATTTTATTGGTGAAACAATTCGGACGATGATTCCATTGGTATTAGCTGGTTTAGCCGTGGCCTTTGCTTATCGAACAGGGTTATTCAATATCGGTGTGGAAGGCCAATTAATTGTTGGATGGCTTGCGTCCGTTTTTGTCGGAATTACCTTTGATCTCCCTAGCTTCCTCCACCTTCCCCTAGCTATCGGGGCAGGAGCACTAGCAGGAGCATTATGGGGATTTATCCCTGGTTTATTGAAAGCAAAGTTACATGTTCATGAAGTTATCGTTACGATTATGATGAATTATATCGCTCTTCATGTTGTCAATTATTTAATACGAACGTTTTTATTACAACCTGGGGAAAGGACCGATATTGTGAAGCCTTCAGCTTCTTTAGCCTCACCTTTCCTGCAATCGTTGACAGACTTTTCTCGATTACATTATGGTTTCATCCTTGCCATTATTGCATGTATCGTGATGTGGTTTATTCTTTGGAAAACGACAACAGGCTTTGAATTACGAGCTGTCGGCTTAAATGAACATGCTTCTAGATACGCAGGAATGAACGTAGGCGGAAATATTGTTTTATCTATGGTTATATCAGGAGCCTTTGCCGGAGTTGGCGGTGCAATGGAAGGATTAGGCACATATCAATACATGACCATTATGTCTGGATTTACAGGTGTCGGCTTTGATGGAATCGCGGTTGCCCTCCTTGGTGCGAACACAGCAATCGGAGTTGCCTTAGCTTCCGCCTTGTTCGGTGGTTTACAAATCGGGTCATTGAATATGCAATCTCAAGCTGGGGTCCCGACAGAACTCGTAGACATTGTCATCGCTTTAATTATATTTTTCGTTGCTTCTAGTTATTTGGTTCGTTGGATTATTACTCGAATCAAGAAGGAAGGTGTGTAA
- a CDS encoding glycosyl hydrolase family 18 protein produces the protein MFISLLSFLLLLSVVFPVGGGSAFAQDVSGMDTDYKIVGYYPSWAAYGREYNVNDIDGSKVTHINYAFADICWNGRHGNADPEGPNPQTWPCRNADEQTINVPNGTVVLGDPWIDAGKRFAGDTWDQPYAGNLNQLSKLKERHPHVKTIISIGGWTWSNRFSDVAATQQTREVFAQSAVDFIRTYNMDGVDLDWEYPVSGGLPGNSRRPEDKQNHTLLLQEVRKALDIAEQEDGKTYLLTIASGASPTYAENNELDKIAEVVDFINIMTYDFNGGWQTVSAHNAPLFYDEAALTAGVPQAEVYYVDAGVQGHLERGVPPEKLVLGVPFYGRSWGNCSNGRNGEYQNCGRAIGGTWENGVYDFTDLENNFINKNGYTRHWNDVAKVPYLYNPSNGEFISYDDEQSMAYKTAYIQNLGLGGAMFWEFSGDRNNTLLTQVHNDLFDGQTPPAPEPGNPTDPTDPTDPTDPTDPEPPSQCEAPAWSSTQVYTGGAEVSHNGSIWRAGWWTLGEEPGTTGEWGVWRYVSGCLTP, from the coding sequence ATGTTTATCAGTTTGTTAAGCTTTTTATTACTACTATCGGTTGTTTTTCCAGTTGGAGGTGGAAGTGCTTTTGCACAAGATGTGTCGGGTATGGACACAGATTACAAGATTGTCGGGTATTATCCGTCATGGGCAGCATACGGGAGAGAGTATAATGTGAACGATATTGATGGATCGAAAGTGACACATATTAATTATGCATTTGCCGATATTTGTTGGAATGGACGTCATGGAAACGCGGATCCAGAAGGACCTAATCCACAAACATGGCCTTGTAGGAATGCTGATGAGCAAACGATAAATGTTCCAAATGGAACGGTCGTGTTAGGTGACCCGTGGATTGATGCGGGGAAGCGCTTTGCTGGCGATACATGGGATCAACCTTATGCTGGGAACTTGAATCAGTTGAGCAAATTAAAGGAGCGACATCCGCATGTGAAAACAATCATTTCAATTGGTGGTTGGACATGGTCTAATCGCTTTTCTGATGTAGCTGCTACTCAACAAACGAGGGAAGTGTTCGCTCAATCTGCTGTTGACTTTATACGAACATATAATATGGATGGGGTTGACCTGGATTGGGAATATCCAGTGAGTGGAGGACTGCCTGGAAATAGTCGTCGTCCAGAAGATAAGCAAAACCATACACTCTTATTGCAAGAAGTTCGAAAAGCTCTTGATATTGCAGAACAAGAAGATGGAAAAACGTATTTACTTACGATAGCATCAGGTGCTAGTCCAACGTATGCGGAAAATAATGAACTAGATAAAATCGCAGAAGTGGTAGACTTCATCAACATTATGACATATGACTTTAATGGTGGTTGGCAAACAGTAAGTGCTCATAATGCTCCATTGTTTTATGACGAAGCAGCTCTTACTGCTGGTGTACCACAAGCGGAAGTTTATTATGTCGATGCCGGTGTCCAAGGACATCTTGAAAGAGGTGTACCTCCAGAAAAACTAGTATTAGGGGTTCCATTCTATGGTCGCTCATGGGGAAATTGTAGCAATGGTAGAAATGGAGAATACCAAAATTGTGGACGAGCAATAGGAGGGACTTGGGAAAATGGCGTTTATGACTTCACTGATTTAGAAAATAACTTTATTAATAAAAATGGCTATACACGGCATTGGAATGATGTAGCGAAAGTTCCTTATTTATATAATCCGTCTAATGGTGAATTTATTTCCTATGATGATGAACAATCAATGGCTTATAAAACAGCATATATTCAAAATTTAGGTCTTGGGGGAGCCATGTTCTGGGAGTTTAGCGGAGATAGAAACAATACATTATTAACACAAGTTCATAATGATTTATTTGACGGACAAACACCACCTGCTCCAGAACCTGGAAACCCGACAGATCCGACTGACCCGACAGATCCTACTGACCCAACGGACCCAGAACCACCATCACAATGTGAGGCGCCAGCTTGGAGTAGTACGCAAGTTTATACTGGGGGAGCAGAGGTTTCCCATAATGGAAGTATATGGAGAGCAGGATGGTGGACACTAGGAGAAGAACCAGGAACTACAGGAGAATGGGGTGTGTGGCGGTATGTTTCAGGGTGTCTGACACCCTAA